The DNA window TAGGTTGAAAAACCCAGGTACTACAGGAGGAAGTGGGCGATAAGAAGAGTAACGATGATTTTTCTGTTATGCTCATTCatgataaaacaaaccaaaatatttgttttgaaaatgtttttttaatgatcTAATTTAATGTGAATCATCATTACttccttttatttaaatttcttcatGAACAATCCTTAAAAATGTGATATCCTTGTTACAATCATTGATATATTTCAAAGTCaacaaagaaatatgttattaaagttttatagtttTGTCAACTCATCAAGTATAAAAGGGCAAGtagttattatagttttatatattggtTGACAGTTtcatcaatataaaaacaaaacaaaaaacagttatacTAAAGGTTGGCTTGTCTCAAGTATAAAAGAAGAGTTATTACAGCTTTTATCTATTGATAGGCTTGTTTCTCcattaaaaaaacatgtatatattacAGATTGACAGTACTGACCAAATCTGCTAGCCTTTTtaatggaaaaaagaaaaaaaattggatTTATTTCTAGTATGAGATGCTCAAGAATGCCCTGACAGAAGAGATAACAGATATAGTTGAAAAAAGAATGATTTTTCTACAATAATAAGCTTTACGATGTAGTGAAAACAGAAATACAAGTTTAGAAACAAGCTTTCTCAAAATAACAGTACAGAAAAATGTAATTCAACATATTAAAATGCATAGAAAACAGGAAATACCTAAacaaagtaattacaaaatatggaccaaaaaaacaagaaaaagctgtaaacaaacaaaaaacaaaataatgtaaatttttaaaatcagaattgcatgtattataaaacaagacaaaaatatacaGTAACAAGAAAAGACAGAAGAGAAACTATTCAGTGTAGCAAAAATACATAAACGAAATAGACACAACTGTTGACAGAAGAAACAAATCTAAAAGATccataactttcaaaataattatcttgAAAAGCTCAGATATTTTCTTCACCTTGTTATCAGTTTACTagaatttatttaacaattacatTTCACTAAGTACATTTTAATAAGGTGTAAATTATCTGTAAACACTATATTTCATGTTTAATGGTTTATAATGACTTAagaatatcaataaataatctttattagactttttttatttcacaaaagagTGAAGTCTTACATGTAAGTGCTAACTATGTGTAAAAGTAGCAAAAGTCAAGTAACCAGTATGTCCTGGTATTTGCATGCTTGGCACAGCACTCCATTCTGGTTCACAAACATTATCCATTGAGTTCTCAATTCGACTACGTTTAGAATTTGATTTGGAGAAAGAAACTGCATCACCAATAGTGCCACCTAATGAATTTGTATTAATGTTTGCTGTCTCTTCCTTTCTTATGTCAGTGGTACCATCTTGGGACTCTAAACTAATCTTCCTTTTTTCATTCTAAGAAACAATGTAGAAAAAATTGATTACTTCCTGGTTTTTGATTCtattataatacatttgtgtAAGTATTCACCTCAGTAGCTGTGTAATCTATATTATGTTCAAGACATTACAACACCAgcagaaaaatgtaaattataaaacaaatatttttcatattcctAAATACCATTACTTGTATATTAGAACTATAGTGATAAGAAAATGAAACATACCAGTGTATCTTCTGATAGGTGAAGATGTGGTAAAGAAACTTCTTTTACTTCAAATGGACGTAGTAAACATTCCAATGTTGTGATATCAGTAAATCCCTCTGTGTGAAGTGCTTCACAAGTCTTCTGTACCTGTTCAATGCAAGGTGAGAAGGAACACAAACGTCCACCTACACAAAAGTAAGCTATTGAGACAAACAACAATTTGCATATCATAATTATACAGAAGACAGGTGCATACTTCCTAAAATATTCTGTGGTTAGAATGGGAAAAATATATTGCAGATTTAACTCAATTCCTATCTACatctacttttaaaaaattatcacaGCTACATAAAAATAGATATTATTAATCCTTTACAGTTGTGTACTTAGTGAAGTACtaatgttgtttcttttcttctgcagaaataaaaaaaattattagacttgaatatttttagttatatttgtaatgtttataaaattgaaaaaaaaacttaattttcgtGATAGTCTgcatgataaataaaacataattttaaatcataCCTTAGTTCACTAGCCATGGTTTCCAACCACCAATCAACAGATCACATTTAGCCATCTTagataatacaaaacatttaaacattgaCATTAAAAATCTTGTGATCACATATTTCAagctaatgtttttaatttcttaaaaatatatggaAGCCTATGAAAAATGTCTTATCTAACAAACGtaacaaacatttacaaaacatttttcttcttaaACCATGTTCTAGTGAAATATGGGattacttaaaataatgaaattggtAATTGAGAGAATGATGATGACCAGTGAGAAGATTCCAAGGAGTAGAAAAGTTCTAGTTATGGTCAGTAGAGCTTGAAGCTCTCTACTGAAGAACTGTTGGCTAAAACACAGATGTAAAAATGGTCAAAGAAGAAGGCTCACATAGCAAACATGTTGGTTACACAAGAAAAACCCTTTAACTACAGTATTTCTACTGCTGATGTGTCCAGTCATAATTTAGTCAATTGTTGTTCAATCTGGGAGTTGTATACATTCTGTACAAGTTTCACCAAAGTAtaatataccttttttttttaatgtccaaCCTCTGACTGAAGGAGATGTCGTGTTAAAGGAAGAGATTAAGAAATTATTAACTTCCAATTAAAAGTATCAAAAACATGATTTACAATGATTTTGTCaatattttcaggtaaaaaaCTGGTTCGTTATGACAGGTTCCCAACAAACAGAAATCCAGATTTGATCTCCATCAAGCAATTGCATTTAGTAATATACTACTGTTTACATTCTATTTCAGTTAGAAACTTATCCCCAAAATATTCTACCAAACAGGAATGAAGCAAAATGGATTGTTAGCATAATTTAAGATAATAAGTGAAGCTTAAAAGTCATGATAAACTCGAAAAGATGATGGATTTGTTTAATTGATGAAGACACAaagaaattagaaactgacaCTTTAAACGTGGTAGTTCATGCAAAACTCATCTCTttcaaactaaaaaacaatcaaaccttCCTACAACAGCTGATCAAACATAAATGAATGAAGAGATAACCACAAAATAGCTTGTTCAACCACACTACAAAACATAAGCCTAATTACAGTGTGTGTGAAGAAAATCCTGCCCTTTAAATGTACACCAAACTTAACAGCCTCTCTCAAGGAATTTAATGAAGGATATATAGTGGTAACtataaacaatactgttttaaggagaaataataaatgttaaaaacaatttcagagaagCACCATCACAACATACATTTATGACAAACAAAGAACAGCTCAACAAACTCAGTAAGGAGTAACATCATGCCTTTACACATGGTGAGGTTTTACCTGAATGTCTGAATGTAACATTCAATAAAGGAATGACTTCCCAAGGATGTGGAAGATCAAGAAATATAGCATCAGCAGCATCTTCTAAACCAAAACCTTCAGCACAAACATCTCGCTGCTGGACTATAACAATATCACCAAGTCCATGTTCATGGAATTCCTCTCTAGCTAAACTCACTCTCTGCTCATGAAAATCAAACGTGTACAGCTGACCAGTTGGGGCAATAGTCCTGGCCAGGGCATGGGACAATGAACCACTGCCAGTACCTACCAAAATATAATTAGATGTTCACATATAAAAATTACATGTCAAACCAATATTTATTAATGTGCTTCTTAAAGATCAggataaataaattacagtaaactTGTATGTACTCAAGAATGTTTCAGTCAAACACGTGACATCCAACAAATAACCAGATAATCAGCtgccagaagaaaaaaaaatatatagaaagtttGTTACTTTTCCAGGATACTGCAAACTATGATATATATGACGAAATatgaaaatgtgataaaatttaaaaatgacagTCCcaacagaatgttttaaaaaaggatcatattattttaataacaaataacaaccaataatttataagtataatgtttataaatcattgtttgttaatttacaaTTACGTCAGCATAAATGTGCTTCTATACACAGATAAAGGATCATGTAATAATGATGTCCACACTAATGTCGGTACTACAGTTGGGCTTATAGTGTGTATAAGTAATACTTTAACAAAGGATTATACAATAATTTCAGGAGAATATTGACATTGCATAAGGTTCTGTCTATACTTTTACAACTGTCAGTAATACTTCAACAAAGgactaataatgtttttatggaCTGATTATGTTGTAACATTGTCATAACAGTcatgaataaatgaaatattcaccAAGTTATTAGTACCACACATATTAATCCCAAGTCAGGATAGCAGAATGTTAAAAGATTCAGGGCACAAGCACCAAGCCTTTTTGGTAATTGAACCAAAATCTGTTGAGTCCATGGTGAATGTAAAGTCATGTACTTCTGCTCCATAGTTTCTCTATACTTGTTAACAAACTTGACTCAGTGAATGTAATGCTGATGTAGCTTTCACACAAAACTAGCTTTAACTTGAACAAAATGTGTTGATGATAACACTTGGTAAATGAACTttacatatttcatttgttatttgttattttgaattttgtgcaaagctactcaagggctatctgcattagccatccctaatttagcagtgcaagactagtcatcaccacccactaccaactcctgggctactcttttaccaacaaataatgggattgaccatcactttataatgcccccacagctgaaagggcaagcaagtttggtgcaaccaggattcgaacctgcaaccctcggattacgagtcaaacaccttaacccacctggccatgccaggtctacaTATTTCATAATCTCATACTGAAGACTTGCAATTTTATAGCTACTGGATTTAAAATTAAAGTCCAAGGAGTAGTCTCAGGTTTTAATGTATTTACTAACAACAAACCAAATTGGATTACCAAAAAAACTAAACTATGGGGCATTATGATCATCATGCAGATGAGTCCTACTATGTTGTTGGAAAAGTTACTAGTTTGGATAACCAACAGTACATACTTTTCACTTACAAATACTGTGTGTTAGTAAGTTTACTTTCACTgattaatttgaattaaaataacagtaatacaaAAATCATATTTCCTTCAGAGGCTACAATTTATGATGGAAACATcttatttaaatttcagtttgaGTAAATTTCTATAATAAAGAAGATTGAAATCTTTCTGTTTTGAggagaaaataatgtaatttattacacattagaagtgtaataatttcattttattataatgtattaagttgtgaagatttgtattttacaataaataagttacaTGACAATGGTCAACACACTCAGATAAATAATGAAGCTCTTGGTAGTATAATAACCATTAACTTTAACTGGTTATAGAATAGGTATACTATCTAGGAATCCTAATATGCATACTAGATTTATATGCCAAAAATTATAAGTATAGTAAAATATTGATGTGAATTAATTTGTATTAtggtttaaaataattcactgttatttaaaaaaagtgttttgaaTGTGGAACATGATTCATTTAACTCCCACTTTGCTCCTGAagaaggtccacctttcaaaagcactcaggttatagggtttctatttcatttactTAACTATATCGTTTATAACTGTACTTGAGTATACTACATACAAATATATtgctattgttattaataaccaATGTTTATATTCATCACAAttgttagaaaatttaaaaatcacattttagaTGTTCCAAAGATCAGGTACAAAGTAACTTGattgaatgttaaaataaaactttatacttaATTCTAGATATTGCAGCAGtcagtaaaaatataattgaCAAGGTTTTTATCTATTTATGCACTACTGATAATTAAGCCAAGTTACCAATGGCAAATGTTGGTTAAggttacattatttattgaatcatatttcaaaacactgtttaaaaagtaaaataaaatatattttgtattactgTTTAAGTTCAATTACCAACAGTAATTAAATACCACTTCAAATATATTTACTAGTTTTAGcaattttaacaaatcaaaatatcaaactttaaaatataggGTGGCCCGTAAGCCCTGACCCATCCATATtttttatgtatccagtgtatctgtgtgctgtccctcattctcgctgcataagattatgcgacgccatgttctgtgagacattttcaagtgtaaatgggcttaaatcagccatatttctctgacaaaaaaaaaatacatgtgtaattgaatataacatgataacatatggatgggtagggacttacgggccaccctgtatataataCACATTTCCAAACCAATACGTTGTTTTACAAGTTACCATCAAATATTCTTTTGTGCAAGTCCATAAAAATTGGTTgtataatttatagttaaaagtaTTTCAGCAAGCACATTTATTATTAAGCTTAAACTGATTATACATgtagaaataaaatttgaaatttgacATCAAGACATTAAGATGAGAATAGTACCAAAATGGCTTCATACACAGCCTTTAGATTTAACAgctatattttttacttaatttttcatGTGATTATTTCCTGCCAGTAAAGATAACCTGAATAATCACTTTGAAAGAAGCAACAAAAGATGGCCACTATACTTAAAGTTGATAAGGCTAGTTAACAAGTACAAAACTCAATTACTATAACTTagcattttcttaaactgaaaatgtatttctagtagatTCACATTTGCATCTGGATATGCAGAAGCAGGAGATAGAAAGCTAGTGATGGAGAATGGGAAATTTGCATTGATATAAAGTAGAACTAATCAAGAATAGATATTCTGTGAGAGAGGTAAGATACCATATCAAAATATCTATAGGTAACCTTTTCACCAATCACACAatataaacaaagtaaagaactagtgacttttaaaatgaaatgaaaatataagttACAGAAGACAATGAAAAACAACTTCAAAAGACCTCAACACACCTAAAAAACTTCAAAGGGCTTCAccacatttatataaaatgtcataataaaaaatgataaaacatctaaataaaagcagtcagttgagtagatataaaacaaacagtccCAATAATGCAATGTTCAACTTTCCTGATTACATTTTGAACAACACAAAGTATTATGACTTGGTTTAAAACCTTGCTCTTTCTTCCTTCAAACTTACATTTCAAAACAACTAAGAAAAGAAGTTTCAATATTTGTTGTCTATTTGTGGAAATCATTAGAATTCAGGTAAATGGATGGGCCTATCTTCTTTCGAtcactataaattattaattttaataaaacctcaattaattgaaaaaataacaatgagaaataatcatggcaatattttgattacttgaataAATGGAAtagttaaagtgaaaacaaagacCTTGGTTATTTTATTAGTGTGCAACATTgactatttaattataattttgattaatcaattatTCAACTACCAAAATATTTGCAAATGGCTCTCATGTTCAGCTCTTAATTTCTTTTATGACTACTGGCAAAATATTGCCTGGCTAAGGAGccttattctttaaactttccaattttttcttaataagCCCAGAATAAATGAACAGCTTGTAACACAAACCCACTTTTACTGGATTTTATCCACATtttaaatgttcactttttcaatCTTCAAAGAAAATCTGGTtataattgtattataaagaGTTTAAGGTATCAAGAaatcaaaacttttctgaagtgaaagatgaaaatattaaacaagcaCTTAGAAGAAAGTTTtccatttttgtttctaattagaaTAATACATATCAGAACTGAAATAATACACACACAGTGTGTTCTTATATGTTCCAAAGATAACTTACTTTAGTGATACCCTACATAGGCACTATAATTCATatgattcataaaaaaaaatatcaaaaaggtATATATCCACATGTTCAGTGAAAAATGTCTTTAAAGCAGGGCCTAAGTTTAAAGAGGTCTTCaactttaaatattacatcaaCTGAGTACATTGCTAGTAATATACGAGTTAGGCCCAATGTGCAGCCATGGATATACTGAATCTGAAATTGAACAAAAGAACAATGTGACATTAAAACCCACAACATTA is part of the Tachypleus tridentatus isolate NWPU-2018 chromosome 4, ASM421037v1, whole genome shotgun sequence genome and encodes:
- the Trmt61 gene encoding tRNA methyltransferase 61 isoform X1, with the protein product MSFIEYRDLVQNGDTVLIYLSISNIYALKITSGKVFQTKYGALKHDSIIGKRYGNVVQCSRGWAYVLFMTPELWTLTLPHRTQILYTPDISIVILQLDLKPGKVVCEAGTGSGSLSHALARTIAPTGQLYTFDFHEQRVSLAREEFHEHGLGDIVIVQQRDVCAEGFGLEDAADAIFLDLPHPWEVIPLLNVTFRHSAYFCVGGRLCSFSPCIEQVQKTCEALHTEGFTDITTLECLLRPFEVKEVSLPHLHLSEDTLNEKRKISLESQDGTTDIRKEETANINTNSLGGTIGDAVSFSKSNSKRSRIENSMDNVCEPEWSAVPSMQIPGHTGYLTFATFTHS
- the Trmt61 gene encoding tRNA methyltransferase 61 isoform X2, whose protein sequence is MSFIEYRDLVQNGDTVLIYLSISNIYALKITSGKVFQTKYGALKHDSIIGKRYGNVVQCSRGWAYVLFMTPELWTLTLPHRTQILYTPDISIVILQLDLKPGKVVCEAGTGSGSLSHALARTIAPTGQLYTFDFHEQRVSLAREEFHEHGLGDIVIVQQRDVCAEGFGLEDAADAIFLDLPHPWEVIPLLNVTFRHSGGRLCSFSPCIEQVQKTCEALHTEGFTDITTLECLLRPFEVKEVSLPHLHLSEDTLNEKRKISLESQDGTTDIRKEETANINTNSLGGTIGDAVSFSKSNSKRSRIENSMDNVCEPEWSAVPSMQIPGHTGYLTFATFTHS